A region of Streptomyces paludis DNA encodes the following proteins:
- a CDS encoding class I SAM-dependent methyltransferase, whose amino-acid sequence MTTVDRAFAEPRLAALYDLFSPEAGRGDFTLYLPLVMSARSVLDIGCGTGQLLHRARENGHPGRLCGLDPAAGMLEVARKTATATATTPTSTTTPSPEIEWIQGDLSTAPAWRDTFDLAVMTGHAFQALLTDAEIHTALTAVAAALTPDGTFAFETRNPSAREWEDWHLRYSGRVTDPTTGATVENRCEVIAAEGDRVTFTHTYTSPTWDTPQQSRSTLRFLTPEALTTALTAAGLTITAQYGDWDHSPLTTTGPTPSPEIITLARRV is encoded by the coding sequence ATGACCACCGTCGACAGAGCCTTCGCCGAGCCCCGGCTGGCCGCGCTCTACGATCTCTTCTCGCCCGAGGCCGGCCGTGGCGACTTCACCCTCTACCTCCCGCTGGTGATGTCCGCCCGGTCCGTACTGGACATCGGCTGCGGTACGGGCCAACTCCTGCACCGGGCCCGCGAGAACGGCCACCCCGGCCGCCTCTGCGGCCTGGACCCGGCGGCCGGCATGCTGGAGGTAGCCCGTAAGACCGCTACCGCTACCGCTACCACCCCCACCTCCACCACTACCCCCTCCCCGGAAATCGAGTGGATCCAGGGCGACCTGTCCACGGCCCCCGCCTGGCGGGACACGTTCGACCTGGCGGTCATGACCGGCCACGCCTTCCAGGCCCTCCTGACCGACGCCGAGATCCACACGGCACTGACGGCGGTCGCCGCCGCCCTCACCCCCGACGGCACCTTCGCGTTCGAGACGCGCAACCCGTCGGCACGGGAGTGGGAGGACTGGCACCTCCGCTACTCGGGCCGGGTGACCGACCCCACCACCGGCGCCACGGTGGAGAACCGCTGCGAGGTGATCGCCGCCGAGGGCGACCGGGTGACCTTCACCCACACGTACACCAGCCCCACCTGGGACACCCCCCAGCAGAGCCGCAGCACCCTCCGCTTCCTCACCCCCGAGGCCCTCACCACCGCCCTCACCGCCGCCGGCCTCACCATCACGGCCCAGTACGGCGACTGGGACCACAGCCCCCTGACCACCACCGGCCCAACCCCCAGCCCAGAAATCATCACCCTCGCCCGCCGCGTCTGA
- a CDS encoding protein kinase domain-containing protein, which produces MGTTPAPPGEAVVLLGAHTGEPTAVQLLSDRRGSRAWKLQGPKRAVVLKANNPDGDNARDKAAEMAQEDDHLLRLTAACALSPDYRVSAGTWDGGRWLAVNWIDGTPLWRALTLARGPEGDRASVRPWLAGIARTWTEHLALMHVAGWAHADVQPTNTLVTQGGHAAVIDYALACGPGDGRRVPYQGALTHTTAPELATQILDTPADTHIQAQPSGDIWSLGASLFWCWTGRRPVAYDDDLDRPKKLAAIARGTTTALRDARPWPFPEFEDAITACLAPDPADRPTAKELTTAW; this is translated from the coding sequence ATGGGCACAACACCTGCTCCCCCCGGCGAAGCCGTCGTCCTCCTTGGCGCACACACCGGCGAGCCCACTGCCGTCCAGCTCCTGAGCGACCGGCGCGGCTCCCGCGCCTGGAAACTCCAGGGCCCCAAACGTGCCGTCGTACTGAAAGCCAACAACCCCGACGGGGACAACGCCCGCGACAAGGCCGCCGAGATGGCCCAGGAGGACGACCACCTGCTCCGCCTCACCGCCGCCTGCGCACTCAGCCCCGACTACCGTGTGAGCGCCGGGACATGGGACGGCGGCCGGTGGCTGGCCGTCAACTGGATCGACGGCACACCCTTGTGGCGGGCCCTCACCCTCGCCCGCGGCCCTGAAGGAGACCGCGCCTCGGTCCGCCCCTGGCTCGCGGGCATCGCCCGCACCTGGACGGAACACCTCGCGCTCATGCACGTCGCCGGGTGGGCCCACGCCGACGTTCAGCCGACCAACACCCTGGTCACCCAAGGCGGTCACGCCGCCGTCATCGACTACGCCCTCGCCTGCGGCCCCGGCGACGGCCGCCGCGTCCCGTACCAGGGAGCCCTCACCCACACCACCGCCCCCGAGCTCGCCACGCAGATCCTCGATACCCCCGCCGACACCCACATCCAGGCACAGCCCTCCGGCGACATCTGGAGCCTTGGCGCCTCCCTGTTCTGGTGCTGGACCGGCCGGCGCCCCGTCGCCTACGACGACGACCTGGACCGGCCGAAGAAGCTGGCCGCCATCGCCCGGGGCACCACCACCGCGCTGCGCGACGCCCGGCCCTGGCCCTTCCCCGAGTTCGAGGACGCCATCACCGCGTGTCTCGCACCCGACCCCGCAGACCGGCCCACCGCGAAGGAGCTGACCACCGCATGGTGA
- a CDS encoding protein kinase family protein, whose amino-acid sequence MARNARVVAHRGVSSALASLSDRALGALVAGAVPLGRGIGGTSVLVEVAGVPVFVKRVPLTDWERRPEHVRSTANLFGLPVVCQYGIGGPGFGVWRELAVHTMTTDWVLAGAYEGFPLMYHWRVLPDVVPVSLPPELADVERTVAYWGGGSAVRRRIEGLRDATASVALFLEYVPQNLHQWLGERVAAGGEAAERACGMVERELGAGIAFMNGRGLLHFDAHFENILTDGRRLFFADFGLALSSRFELSAEEADFYGTHRTYDRDYVDSYLVHWLTAALYGCRGEERAALLRAWAGGELPAGIPVAAAAILARDAPLAVVVSEFLGALRGVSRATPYPLEEIRRVRDRVRDQVREGGPGGRVTRRRTG is encoded by the coding sequence ATGGCGCGTAACGCGCGGGTTGTTGCTCACCGTGGTGTGTCCTCGGCGCTGGCCTCGCTCAGTGACCGGGCGCTTGGTGCGCTTGTCGCGGGGGCTGTGCCCCTGGGGCGGGGGATTGGTGGGACGTCGGTGTTGGTGGAGGTCGCGGGGGTGCCGGTTTTTGTGAAGCGGGTGCCTCTGACCGACTGGGAGCGGCGGCCGGAGCATGTGCGGTCCACGGCGAATCTGTTCGGGCTGCCGGTCGTGTGTCAGTACGGCATTGGTGGGCCCGGGTTCGGGGTGTGGCGGGAGCTGGCCGTGCACACCATGACGACGGACTGGGTCCTCGCGGGCGCCTACGAGGGCTTTCCGCTCATGTACCACTGGCGGGTGCTGCCGGATGTGGTGCCCGTGTCCCTGCCACCGGAACTGGCCGATGTGGAACGGACCGTCGCCTACTGGGGTGGCGGATCGGCGGTGCGGCGTCGGATCGAGGGGCTGCGGGACGCGACGGCGAGCGTCGCGTTGTTCCTGGAGTATGTCCCCCAGAACCTGCATCAGTGGCTGGGGGAGCGGGTGGCCGCCGGTGGTGAGGCCGCCGAGCGCGCCTGCGGCATGGTGGAACGGGAGTTGGGGGCCGGTATCGCGTTCATGAACGGGCGCGGGCTCCTGCACTTCGACGCGCACTTCGAGAACATCCTGACCGACGGCCGGCGCCTCTTCTTCGCGGACTTCGGGCTTGCTCTCTCGTCCCGGTTCGAACTGTCGGCCGAGGAGGCTGACTTCTACGGTACGCACCGGACCTACGACCGCGACTACGTCGACTCGTACCTGGTGCACTGGCTGACCGCCGCGCTGTACGGATGCCGGGGCGAGGAGCGCGCCGCGCTGCTTCGGGCCTGGGCCGGGGGCGAGCTACCCGCCGGGATTCCGGTGGCCGCCGCCGCGATTCTCGCGCGGGACGCGCCGCTCGCCGTGGTGGTGTCGGAGTTCCTCGGCGCGCTGCGCGGCGTGAGCCGGGCGACTCCGTACCCGCTGGAGGAGATCCGCCGGGTCCGGGACCGGGTCCGGGACCAGGTCCGGGAGGGCGGCCCCGGGGGTCGGGTTACTCGGCGGCGTACGGGTTGA
- the coaA gene encoding type I pantothenate kinase encodes MITPPPNATATPRHRGDNRRGDHGPAPAQPSTPYVDLSRAEWSALREKTPLPLTAEEVERLRGLGDVIDLDEVRDIYLPLSRLLNLYVQATAGLRGALNTFLGDAGNGHGAQRGTPFVIGVAGSVAVGKSTVARLLQALLARWPEHPRVELVTTDGFLLPMKELVARDLMRRKGFPESFDRRALTRFVADIKAGKDEVTAPVYSHLIYDIVPGERLTVRRPDILIVEGLNVLQPALPGKDGRTRVALADYFDFSVYVDARPEDIETWYLNRFRKLRETAFQDPSSYFRKYTQVSEEEALDYARTTWQTINKPNLLENVAPTRGRATLVLRKGPDHKVQRLSLRKL; translated from the coding sequence GTGATCACTCCGCCGCCGAACGCCACCGCCACCCCCCGCCACCGAGGCGACAACCGCCGGGGCGACCACGGCCCGGCCCCGGCCCAGCCGTCGACCCCGTACGTGGACCTCTCCCGCGCCGAGTGGAGCGCGCTGCGCGAGAAGACCCCGCTGCCGCTGACGGCCGAGGAGGTCGAGCGGCTGCGGGGGCTCGGTGATGTCATCGACCTGGACGAGGTACGGGACATCTACCTCCCGCTCTCCCGGCTGCTCAACCTCTACGTACAGGCGACGGCCGGTCTGCGCGGCGCGCTGAACACCTTCCTGGGCGACGCGGGCAACGGCCACGGCGCGCAGCGCGGCACCCCGTTCGTCATAGGGGTCGCGGGCAGCGTGGCCGTGGGCAAGTCCACCGTCGCCCGCCTCCTCCAGGCGCTGCTGGCGCGCTGGCCGGAGCACCCGAGGGTCGAGCTGGTCACCACGGACGGCTTTCTGCTCCCGATGAAGGAGCTGGTCGCCCGCGACCTCATGCGCCGCAAGGGCTTCCCCGAGTCGTTCGACCGGCGCGCCCTGACGAGGTTCGTGGCCGACATCAAGGCGGGCAAGGACGAGGTGACGGCGCCGGTCTACTCGCACCTGATCTACGACATCGTCCCGGGCGAACGGCTGACCGTACGGCGCCCCGACATCCTGATCGTCGAGGGCCTGAACGTCCTCCAGCCGGCCCTGCCGGGCAAGGACGGCAGAACGCGCGTGGCGCTGGCCGACTACTTCGACTTCAGCGTGTACGTGGACGCGCGGCCGGAGGACATCGAGACCTGGTACCTGAACCGCTTCCGCAAGCTCCGCGAGACGGCGTTCCAGGACCCGTCCTCGTACTTCAGGAAGTACACGCAGGTCTCCGAGGAGGAGGCCCTCGACTACGCCCGCACCACCTGGCAGACCATCAACAAGCCCAACCTCCTGGAGAACGTGGCCCCCACCCGGGGCCGAGCCACCCTGGTCCTGCGCAAGGGCCCGGACCACAAGGTCCAACGACTGTCACTGCGCAAGCTCTGA
- a CDS encoding DUF6875 domain-containing protein — protein MTTGRTGAAPRPTAGALRLVEAGTTRPTSVDISDYARQMTSHCPYLAPSLQQGLTSWTVYRADGDAEGVQAELFHTGVQAAEWLRPLLNRPHGLLRCENIVLLGGVPGTRHRDLLAWPHWVLKNLYGPIGVMFGKFYAGQEEVAASGRRIPAAPVSFLPVRAAVRRRDPRFLSATPDLAAALAAADDDGRDVFEHIPTEWKKIRTWAQHLLPPAKPSSSLAHTPASPLPSSS, from the coding sequence GTGACCACCGGCCGTACCGGCGCAGCGCCCCGGCCCACCGCCGGGGCGCTGCGCCTCGTTGAGGCCGGCACCACCCGGCCCACCTCCGTGGACATCAGCGACTACGCGCGGCAGATGACTTCCCACTGCCCCTACCTGGCCCCCTCCCTCCAGCAGGGTCTGACGTCCTGGACGGTCTACCGCGCCGACGGCGACGCCGAGGGCGTTCAGGCGGAGCTCTTCCACACGGGTGTCCAGGCCGCTGAGTGGCTGCGGCCCTTGCTGAACCGGCCGCACGGCCTCCTGCGGTGCGAGAACATCGTCCTGCTGGGCGGCGTACCCGGGACTCGGCACCGTGACCTGCTCGCCTGGCCGCACTGGGTGCTGAAGAACCTCTACGGCCCCATCGGCGTGATGTTCGGCAAGTTCTACGCGGGCCAAGAGGAAGTCGCCGCGTCCGGCCGGCGGATCCCGGCCGCCCCCGTCTCGTTCCTCCCCGTGAGGGCCGCCGTCCGTCGCCGCGACCCACGCTTCCTGAGCGCGACTCCCGACCTGGCCGCCGCTCTTGCCGCGGCCGACGACGACGGCCGTGACGTGTTCGAGCACATCCCCACCGAGTGGAAGAAGATCCGTACATGGGCACAACACCTGCTCCCCCCGGCGAAGCCGTCGTCCTCCTTGGCGCACACACCGGCGAGCCCACTGCCGTCCAGCTCCTGA
- a CDS encoding Fic family protein: MLYRTPRLEPLDIQVLDQINAMRDELRHAVRQAPAKWTLDLRKALTASAIAASNTIEGYRVEARDVADLMDGEREVEASDENKAETLAYQQAMTYIQSLHDAPDFRYGKGLLNALHWMLQGHHHPLKTAGQWRKTAIRITAPGDDLATDYEGPDQDLVPGLMSELVDWLNGGDLDSHVLIRAAMAHLNLVKIHPWSDGNGRMSRSLQTLLIARGGVLAPEFSSIEEWLGMPGNTWEYYKVLREVGGPVWSPERNTLPWIKFNLLAYHQQTQRVRRRVDRSNECWIQLIETADAYGVTERQTTALHEVAMVGRVRRSRYEKAEALNNQQATRDLQALTKAGLLTAVGQTKGRHYVAGPRFPQQVLATAQRPHTIVNPYAAE; the protein is encoded by the coding sequence ATGCTGTATCGAACGCCTCGCCTGGAGCCCCTCGACATCCAGGTCTTGGACCAGATCAACGCCATGCGCGACGAGTTGCGGCACGCAGTGCGCCAGGCCCCCGCGAAATGGACCCTCGACCTGCGCAAGGCCCTGACCGCCAGCGCCATCGCCGCGTCCAACACCATTGAGGGGTACCGGGTGGAGGCCAGGGACGTGGCCGACCTGATGGACGGCGAACGCGAGGTAGAGGCCAGCGACGAGAACAAGGCCGAGACCCTCGCCTATCAGCAGGCCATGACCTACATCCAGTCCCTGCACGACGCCCCCGACTTCCGGTACGGCAAAGGGCTCCTCAACGCCCTCCACTGGATGCTGCAAGGCCACCATCACCCCCTCAAAACCGCAGGTCAGTGGCGGAAGACCGCCATCCGTATCACCGCTCCCGGAGACGACCTCGCGACCGACTACGAGGGCCCCGACCAAGACCTCGTCCCCGGCCTCATGAGCGAGCTGGTCGACTGGCTCAACGGCGGCGACCTCGACAGCCACGTCCTGATCAGGGCCGCGATGGCGCATCTGAACCTGGTGAAGATCCACCCCTGGTCCGACGGCAACGGCCGGATGTCCCGCTCGCTCCAGACGCTTCTGATCGCCCGCGGCGGTGTCCTCGCGCCCGAGTTCTCCTCGATCGAGGAGTGGCTGGGCATGCCCGGCAACACCTGGGAGTACTACAAGGTGCTGCGCGAGGTCGGTGGACCGGTGTGGTCGCCCGAACGGAACACACTGCCGTGGATCAAGTTCAACCTGCTCGCGTACCACCAGCAGACCCAGCGAGTGCGCCGCCGCGTCGACCGCTCCAACGAATGCTGGATTCAGCTGATCGAGACAGCCGACGCCTACGGCGTGACCGAGCGGCAAACCACCGCCTTGCACGAGGTGGCAATGGTGGGGAGAGTGCGACGCTCCCGTTACGAGAAGGCCGAGGCCCTCAACAACCAGCAGGCCACCCGGGACCTCCAGGCCCTCACCAAGGCCGGCCTGCTGACAGCCGTCGGCCAGACCAAAGGCCGGCATTACGTGGCGGGCCCCCGCTTCCCCCAGCAGGTCCTGGCCACAGCCCAACGGCCCCACACCATCGTCAACCCGTACGCCGCCGAGTAA
- a CDS encoding GNAT family N-acetyltransferase codes for MVTLRALALDDAPALTRIYSGASIRHTTGKPLTLDQAHDKIRTALTRAAETPRAQWSWGILHESDLIGLISLRRRTPSMGTISYIFREDSWGNGYATHAAHQVVTVAFTTAGLTRLEAMHHPDNPASGRVLAKTGFTHIGTADRDTETRTVPYELYALERGA; via the coding sequence ATGGTGACCCTGCGCGCCCTGGCCCTCGACGACGCCCCCGCCCTCACCCGCATCTACAGCGGGGCCTCCATCCGGCACACGACCGGCAAGCCCCTCACCCTCGACCAGGCCCACGACAAGATCCGCACGGCCCTCACCCGAGCCGCCGAAACCCCGCGCGCGCAGTGGAGCTGGGGCATCCTCCACGAGAGCGACCTGATCGGCCTGATCTCCCTGCGCCGACGCACCCCATCCATGGGCACCATCAGCTACATCTTCCGGGAAGACAGCTGGGGCAACGGCTACGCCACCCACGCCGCCCACCAGGTCGTCACCGTCGCCTTCACCACTGCCGGCCTCACCCGGCTGGAGGCCATGCACCACCCCGACAACCCCGCCTCCGGCCGCGTCCTGGCCAAAACCGGGTTCACCCACATCGGCACGGCCGACCGGGACACCGAGACCAGAACCGTCCCCTACGAGCTGTACGCGCTGGAGCGCGGTGCCTGA